TAAGTTCAAAATACGGTCCCGCTTTTTTGACCCCTTTATAGTGGTATACACTTATGCGAATTACATCCTCCGCCGGGGAACTCAGCTCAATAGTCAGTGCAGGGCCACCTAAAGTATCACCCCTGTGATTTATCTGATTGCATGGTGCAAAAATACGTAATACGTCTCCGCTTTTTTCAATACGGTATGCCTCGGACGGGTAATACAGAGAGTAACCTTCCTTACTCATCCAGTATCCATTTAGAAATTTCATGGTATAAAGTCCTCCTGATAAGTTTATCCCGCTATTTTTATTTCCTTATTCTCAATTATACAGTCACATTTATATATTTAAAACGTAAAAAATCACAGTAAAAACACTGTAATAATTCTAGAAGTTATTGAAAAGTAAAAGACACCTATAAATTTTACAGTGTTTTTGACCATTTTTTTAGGATATACAAATTTTATAGGGCAAGTTACAATATTTTTGTAAAATATTACTAATAGTGTTAAACAAACTTCGAGATTCCTTTGAATCCCAAAATAATATTTGGAGGATAACTTAATGTCCAGTCCGGCTAACAGCACCACCTGCGTAAAACTTAAAAAAAATAAGCACAGGGATCGGTTCAAGCTGTTTTTTATGGCTTTACCTTTTCTAATTCTTTGCTTTATATTTTCATATTTACCTTTATATGGGTGGATTTATTCACTGTTTGATTACCGACCGCCGTTCAAGCTTTATCAGTGCGATTTTGTGGGGCTTAAATGGATTACCTCCATTATCACAAATCCTGCTTACAGAAATGCCATCGGCGATGTTCTTCGCAATACATTTGCCATCAGCGGGCTCAATCTGTTGACCTCCGTTCTGCCACTAGCCTTTGCTGTTTTTCTAAACGAAGTCAAGCGTGGTTGGTTCAAACGCTCGGTACAGATTTTGACTACCCTGCCTAATTTTATCAGTTGGGTATTGGTTTACTCCGTTGCCTTTGTATTCTTTTCCACCGGCGACGGTGTAGTAAATAAGATTCTGATTAATATGGACATTATTTCTTCTCCTATTAATTTCCTCGCAAGCGATGACCATACATGGCTTGCAATGACGCTTTGGAGTTTGTGGAAAACCCTCGGCTGGAGTGCTATTATGTACCTTGCTGCCATAGCGGGAATTGACCAGGAACTGTATGAAGCCGCCAAAGTCGATGGAGCAGGTCGTTTTCGTATGATGTGGAATATCACCATACCGTCGCTCTTGCCAACCTTCTTTGTTCTTCTTATGCTGTCGGTTGCAAATTTTCTTAATAATGGCCTCGACCAGTATTACGTATTCCAGAATGCAATGAACAAAGCACATATTCAGGTTCTTGACCTTTATGTTTATAACATAGGCGTGGGCAGCATGAATTTCCCTCTTGCAACTGCTGTCAGTATGCTCAAATCTATCGTAAGCATAGTACTGCTGTTTACGGTCAACGGAGTATCAAAGCTTTTGCGTGGCGAAACTATTGTCTGACAGGTTAAAAAGGAGGAAAATAACCATGTTACCTATTCTTGAAAAGAAACAACGTTACTCTTTGGGAGATATTCTGTTTTTTATAATTATATACGTCGTATTTACGGTTTTAACAATTGCCTGTATTTATCCCTTTTATTTCTTGATAATCAACACTCTTACAGCTAATGATATCAGTTCAAAGGCAGCAGTTTTACTTCTTCCCCAAAAAATCCATTTTGATAACTACCTGAAAATTCTGAATCTCAATGGTTTGACTGATGCTTTAATTGTCTCGGTAGCACGTACAATCATTGGTGCAGCACTAACAGTTTTTGCCTCTGCCTTTTTAGGCTATCTGTTCACCAAAAAAGAAATGTGGGGTCGTAAATTCTGGTACCGTTTTGTTATTGTGACTATGTACTTCAATGCAGGGCTCATTCCATGGTATATCACAATGCTTAATCTGGGGCTTCGTAATAATTTCCTTGCTTATATTTTACCGGCTATTGTAGCACCGTTTAATATCATACTTGTTAAGACTTATATTGAAAATACTCCTCAGGCCCTTCAGGAAGCCGCTCAAATAGATGGTGCAGGTTATTTTACAATATTTATTAAAGTTGTCTGGCCCCTCTGCGTTCCCATTCTTGCAACAGTTACAATTTTTGCGGCAGTCGGTCAATGGAACTCCTTTACCGATACCCTGCTGCTGATGACAGACAGTCATCTGTATACCTTGCAGTTCATTCTGTACCGCTACCTTAATCAGGCAAGCTCACTAGCAAGTATAATGAGAAACAGCGGTGCAGGAATTGGTCAACAAGTATCAAGCCTTGCAGGGTCACAAACGGCCCAGTCTGTCAGAATGACAGTTTCGGTTGTAGTTATACTTCCCATTTTGTTTGTCTATCCCTTTTTCCAGCGGTTTTTTGTAGGCGGTATCATTATAGGTGCCGTCAAAGGATAGTTCTTTTATTTTGTTCAGTGGTGCCATGCACGTAAAGTGTAGCGTCACATAAAAAGAAATTGCTTTACTAATATAATAATTTAATGGAGGTTTATGTATGAAAAAGTGGCTTATCAAATCCCTAAGTGCTGCCATTATCCTCAGTTTTACCGTAAGTATGGCAGCTTGTACCAAACCGGGTACCGACAGCAGCTCGTCATCCGGTTCCGGCAGTTCTACATCCGGCAGTAACCCTTATAAGGACACTGTGACTTTAGATGTTTACACAATGACAGGCAATTTTCAGGGTGAACAGATAGGATGGTTCGGAAAGGTAATCAAGGACAAATTTAATCTGAAACTAAACATTATTTCTGCTCAGACAGACGGGAATGCCGATCAGTCCTTTCAGACACGTTCTGCTTCCGGAGACCTCGGTGATATCGTGGTATATGGTGCCATAGATACAAAATTCACCGATTCTTTAAAGGCGGGTCTTTTAATGAAGCTGTCTGATAATGATTTGCTGGCAAAGCACGGAGATAACATTGTAAAGAATTTTTCAGGTGCTATTAAGCGTATTTCCGCTAAATACGGCGATTATGCAATTCCCAATAATGTATCTAACGAGTCTCCCATTACTCCTTCCGAGGATTCTGACCTTACATTTGGTGTATACACCCGTTACGATTACTATCAGGAAATCGGTTCTCCTAAGCTTAATAGCTTCGATGATGTATATCCGATGTTAAAAGCAATGGCAAAAAAGCATCCTACCAACTCAAATGGTCAGAAGCAGTATGCTTTTTCACTGTTTAAAGATTGGGACGGCTGCATGATGATGTTCGGTAAAATGATTGCAGAGCTTTACGGCTATGAGGAAGCTCCCTTCGGCGGTTTCCTGCTGACAAACAATATGGCTACCGAGTATCAGAGTATTATTGATCCGGACGGTTACTATGTCAAGGCTCTTAAAGTTTATAATCAAGCATACCGTGACGGTTTGCTTGACCCAGATTCAATCAATCAGACCTGGGATGATATTACCAAAAAGTATGCAAACGGTCAGGTTCTGTATTCCCAATTCAGCTGGCTTGGCCCTAACAATTTTAACAATGCTGACAACATATCAAAGGGTGTAGGCTTTGCCCTTGTTCCTATAGCTGATGAGAAAATCTGGTCAAATGGATTTACTCCAAACGGCAGCACCTACCTTGTAGCTCTTGGTAAATCCTGTAAGAACCCCGAACGTGCCATGGATTTCTTAAATTGGTACTATTCATCTGAAGGTGAAATGATAATAAAGAACGGCCCTGAAGGTCTTGCATGGAGAATAGAAAATGGCAAACCAACATTAACTGATTTTGGTAGAAAATGTATGCCATCCATTGCAGTTGA
This genomic stretch from Ruminiclostridium cellulolyticum H10 harbors:
- a CDS encoding ABC transporter permease — encoded protein: MSSPANSTTCVKLKKNKHRDRFKLFFMALPFLILCFIFSYLPLYGWIYSLFDYRPPFKLYQCDFVGLKWITSIITNPAYRNAIGDVLRNTFAISGLNLLTSVLPLAFAVFLNEVKRGWFKRSVQILTTLPNFISWVLVYSVAFVFFSTGDGVVNKILINMDIISSPINFLASDDHTWLAMTLWSLWKTLGWSAIMYLAAIAGIDQELYEAAKVDGAGRFRMMWNITIPSLLPTFFVLLMLSVANFLNNGLDQYYVFQNAMNKAHIQVLDLYVYNIGVGSMNFPLATAVSMLKSIVSIVLLFTVNGVSKLLRGETIV
- a CDS encoding carbohydrate ABC transporter permease; translated protein: MLPILEKKQRYSLGDILFFIIIYVVFTVLTIACIYPFYFLIINTLTANDISSKAAVLLLPQKIHFDNYLKILNLNGLTDALIVSVARTIIGAALTVFASAFLGYLFTKKEMWGRKFWYRFVIVTMYFNAGLIPWYITMLNLGLRNNFLAYILPAIVAPFNIILVKTYIENTPQALQEAAQIDGAGYFTIFIKVVWPLCVPILATVTIFAAVGQWNSFTDTLLLMTDSHLYTLQFILYRYLNQASSLASIMRNSGAGIGQQVSSLAGSQTAQSVRMTVSVVVILPILFVYPFFQRFFVGGIIIGAVKG
- a CDS encoding extracellular solute-binding protein, whose protein sequence is MKKWLIKSLSAAIILSFTVSMAACTKPGTDSSSSSGSGSSTSGSNPYKDTVTLDVYTMTGNFQGEQIGWFGKVIKDKFNLKLNIISAQTDGNADQSFQTRSASGDLGDIVVYGAIDTKFTDSLKAGLLMKLSDNDLLAKHGDNIVKNFSGAIKRISAKYGDYAIPNNVSNESPITPSEDSDLTFGVYTRYDYYQEIGSPKLNSFDDVYPMLKAMAKKHPTNSNGQKQYAFSLFKDWDGCMMMFGKMIAELYGYEEAPFGGFLLTNNMATEYQSIIDPDGYYVKALKVYNQAYRDGLLDPDSINQTWDDITKKYANGQVLYSQFSWLGPNNFNNADNISKGVGFALVPIADEKIWSNGFTPNGSTYLVALGKSCKNPERAMDFLNWYYSSEGEMIIKNGPEGLAWRIENGKPTLTDFGRKCMPSIAVEVSSEFGGSDWQTGECKVGFDGLAANSINPNTKEPYYYKLWSSTLSSNTSTLQKNWSAAMDDALSTKDWLMKNNHVSVSPGTDYVGPTLPSDIQSTQDVVKMDIRDYSWKMVYAKNDSEFNSLLKQMTEKVKGEGYDTVVEWNKQQLAELSAARKQAAENSK